A window of Vibrio gazogenes genomic DNA:
TCGCTTACTCTGACGTTGAATATTTCTCTAATCGTTGCATGAGTGAGGGTTCCCACTCTGAAACACTTGCTGAACCCGCCTGACGATACAATGTCTGATACTGCTCTTCGGCCATGGCTGAAAAACCATGATCATTGAGCAGATCAGCAGACATCATCCGCCAATAAAATTTATCTCGGGGTTCGACCGCCTTTTCAAGGCCGCCATTAATCATGGAGAGAGCGACAGCAATTCCGGCTTCTTTTGCCAAAGTAAATGCTTCCTTACGTTTTTCCTGCCAGCTTCCGACCACCGAAGCCTGCGTGGTCGCCTGCTCCTGCTCTCCCAGCCATGTATTCACTTCTTCTGAAACAAACGGTTGCCCGCCTTTAAACTTCAGTTCTTTTAACTTGGGTAAACGCTCAAGAAAATAAGCCGCTTCTTCCCGAATGGCCCGACACCAATCTTTTTTATCCAAAGCCTGAGCAATTTGATAACTCATCATCTGCCCTTCAAACCAATAAGGGGCCATCGTCAGACTCTGTTCAATCTTGCGCCATAGGGACAAGTCAGGGCTACGCATCAGATCTTGGTAATCTTTGACGCGATCTTGCTGCATCGGCCGCAGCATCGTTTCTCCGTCCGAATTATGATCCGGCTCGGAAAGAATGCCTGACCACACCGCATGACGCCGCAAGCGAATCGCAAGTCCGATGCCTTGTTCTT
This region includes:
- the tssA gene encoding type VI secretion system protein TssA; this encodes MELSEYRPCITTPIEGENPVGERLIDDSLFDFVEDQMMKVGSLSHASVQWDEVEHSVLKLLKEKSKDIKLLVYLLQCLHHQVTPARFNLSLFIWADFISLFWEESYPAPGPRGALPRRKFFGQIIQRFGIVIEKQDFNRFSGELMSDLESALDSLNQAVETKGLVTEDFTGLQNTIRSKMRLAEERQRAEQKAQKPKAQQQETTTTSSPLSVDSSSDKAARQTLLKVSEFLAEQEQGIGLAIRLRRHAVWSGILSEPDHNSDGETMLRPMQQDRVKDYQDLMRSPDLSLWRKIEQSLTMAPYWFEGQMMSYQIAQALDKKDWCRAIREEAAYFLERLPKLKELKFKGGQPFVSEEVNTWLGEQEQATTQASVVGSWQEKRKEAFTLAKEAGIAVALSMINGGLEKAVEPRDKFYWRMMSADLLNDHGFSAMAEEQYQTLYRQAGSASVSEWEPSLMQRLEKYSTSE